In Desmospora activa DSM 45169, one genomic interval encodes:
- a CDS encoding small multi-drug export protein, translated as MWELIWMYLGLFLTAAIPWLELIVVVPAGVALGLNPVVVALIALLGNALPVLGIVVFFDWLGQRPWFRRFFQVAQNQSAGEEESDRRRKKRERAQRLFQKYGVPGLALLGPMIIGSHFSAALAMALRGGKNMVGAWMLISLTVWTIIMTIAAVAGFQWIPSYTA; from the coding sequence ATGTGGGAGCTTATTTGGATGTATTTGGGGCTGTTTTTAACGGCTGCAATCCCTTGGCTTGAGTTGATTGTAGTCGTACCAGCAGGGGTTGCTTTAGGATTAAATCCCGTTGTAGTGGCCTTGATCGCTTTATTGGGAAATGCGTTGCCTGTTTTGGGGATTGTGGTGTTTTTTGATTGGTTGGGTCAGCGTCCGTGGTTTCGACGCTTTTTTCAGGTGGCACAAAATCAATCAGCGGGGGAAGAAGAGTCGGACCGCCGTCGCAAAAAGCGTGAACGTGCACAGCGACTGTTTCAAAAATACGGTGTTCCCGGATTGGCTCTACTGGGCCCGATGATTATTGGCTCCCACTTTTCTGCTGCACTAGCCATGGCTTTACGCGGAGGCAAAAATATGGTGGGAGCGTGGATGTTAATCAGTTTAACCGTCTGGACTATCATTATGACAATCGCCGCTGTCGCCGGCTTTCAATGGATTCCTTCCTATACTGCCTAA
- a CDS encoding MarR family winged helix-turn-helix transcriptional regulator yields the protein MLSNTKPNPYIEKMDHISTEMIRLLNKRNEEELPFKPTSAKFILLHTLFKKGRCMVNDLSTKTNLTSGATTLALNRLEKDGIVQRTRDSHDRRVVWVELSEHGSALVQQLLLRRQQAWEKMLQALSEQEQEIFIQLMEKIHDEMKRSNDSASFLD from the coding sequence ATGCTGTCCAACACAAAACCAAATCCCTATATCGAAAAAATGGATCACATTTCTACAGAGATGATTCGCTTGTTGAATAAGCGCAATGAAGAAGAGTTGCCTTTTAAGCCGACTTCCGCCAAATTTATCTTGCTTCATACCTTGTTCAAAAAAGGGAGATGCATGGTCAATGATTTATCGACAAAAACCAATTTAACCTCAGGAGCAACCACTTTGGCCTTAAATCGGTTAGAAAAGGACGGCATTGTTCAGCGTACTCGGGATTCCCATGATAGGAGAGTCGTTTGGGTGGAGCTGTCTGAGCATGGGTCAGCGTTGGTACAACAGCTTCTTTTACGGCGTCAGCAAGCGTGGGAAAAAATGCTCCAAGCGTTATCAGAACAGGAACAGGAAATTTTTATTCAATTAATGGAAAAGATTCATGATGAAATGAAACGATCAAACGATTCCGCATCGTTTTTAGACTGA
- the yidC gene encoding membrane protein insertase YidC encodes MQKRYLLIVISIAAVMTLAAGCSPNTNAMQPIDPETGNFWEVFLVYPLILTLDWFKGLLGNYGLSILIVTLLIRLLLLPLTLKQTKSSQAMQLLQPEMKKLQEKYKDNQQKLQEETMKMFQKHNVNPMAGCFPALIQMPILIAFYQAIMRDPLIAKSIFLWMQLGQPDPYFILPVIAAGTTYLQSKLMMAKSGTQANNPLLIIMPIMILVLGISFPSALALYWVYGNLFSIVQFFLIQRRSTPVAPAT; translated from the coding sequence ATGCAAAAGCGATATCTTCTGATCGTCATCTCCATCGCAGCTGTGATGACATTGGCTGCTGGATGCTCTCCAAACACCAACGCAATGCAACCGATCGATCCGGAAACGGGAAACTTTTGGGAGGTCTTTTTGGTCTATCCCCTGATCCTAACTTTGGATTGGTTTAAAGGCTTACTCGGTAATTACGGTTTATCCATTCTCATCGTCACACTGTTGATCCGGCTCCTGCTGCTTCCGTTGACACTAAAACAAACCAAAAGCTCTCAAGCGATGCAGTTGCTGCAACCGGAGATGAAGAAGTTGCAGGAAAAATATAAAGACAACCAACAGAAACTGCAGGAAGAAACGATGAAGATGTTCCAGAAACATAATGTGAATCCAATGGCGGGCTGTTTTCCAGCTTTGATCCAGATGCCGATTTTGATTGCGTTTTACCAAGCGATTATGCGGGATCCCCTTATCGCCAAATCCATTTTCCTTTGGATGCAGTTAGGCCAACCTGACCCATACTTCATCCTTCCAGTGATCGCAGCAGGCACCACTTATCTACAATCAAAGCTAATGATGGCCAAAAGCGGAACACAAGCGAACAACCCGCTCCTCATCATTATGCCGATCATGATCTTAGTGCTGGGTATCAGTTTCCCTTCCGCCCTTGCTCTCTATTGGGTATATGGAAACCTGTTTTCCATTGTGCAGTTTTTCCTGATTCAGCGGCGATCCACTCCCGTGGCGCCTGCCACCTAA
- a CDS encoding phosphotransferase encodes MFRVKADVTIDQKKIKAIITRDYDLEVIALERVRAVYKVYTDKGTYGFKNAEELPDLPFIADCLQQIKKNGFNRIPHLLFSKQGELLVHEDGESYFMEHWLKLRELPSHSLPHFTEIGSALAHFHEASCGISKPDSNNPRSQWGTHHSFLIKSKKLLDRWQQDDRYKDDTETWLLRFLRYRCEMALHFIQTAPQDAQYGVWCHNALQHRNLMLDDSNEVWLIDFETLAYRERVWDLAHFLEYHARPLDWHPHACQLFLNTYQVSVKTPIQQQEWNLFFSYLAFPKRLYRRMKRYFGVNNPGSSQLNRFVKTVKREMTKEPCFQTLYTHLVQSE; translated from the coding sequence TTGTTCCGGGTAAAAGCGGATGTCACGATTGATCAAAAAAAAATCAAAGCCATCATCACCCGCGATTATGATTTAGAAGTAATTGCACTGGAACGGGTGAGAGCCGTATATAAGGTTTATACGGATAAAGGGACATACGGTTTTAAAAATGCGGAAGAGCTGCCAGACCTGCCGTTTATCGCCGATTGTTTACAGCAGATTAAGAAGAACGGTTTTAATCGTATTCCCCATCTCCTTTTTTCCAAGCAAGGGGAATTGTTGGTGCATGAAGATGGCGAGTCCTATTTTATGGAACACTGGCTAAAACTGCGAGAACTCCCCTCTCACAGCTTGCCGCATTTTACGGAAATCGGCTCTGCATTGGCTCATTTTCATGAGGCTTCCTGTGGGATCTCCAAACCGGATAGCAACAATCCCCGCTCCCAATGGGGAACACATCATTCATTTCTAATAAAGTCAAAGAAGTTGTTGGACCGATGGCAACAAGACGATCGGTATAAAGACGACACGGAAACGTGGCTGCTTCGTTTTTTGCGCTATCGTTGTGAGATGGCTCTTCATTTTATACAAACCGCACCCCAAGACGCCCAATATGGAGTATGGTGTCACAACGCACTCCAACATCGTAATCTGATGTTGGATGACAGCAATGAGGTGTGGCTAATCGATTTTGAAACGTTGGCATATCGGGAGCGAGTATGGGATCTGGCTCATTTTCTCGAATATCACGCACGCCCATTGGACTGGCACCCACACGCTTGCCAACTTTTTCTCAACACTTATCAAGTTTCCGTGAAAACACCGATTCAACAACAGGAATGGAACCTGTTCTTCTCTTATCTTGCTTTCCCCAAAAGGTTGTATAGACGAATGAAACGTTATTTTGGAGTCAATAATCCCGGATCGTCCCAGCTTAATCGCTTCGTTAAAACCGTTAAGCGTGAGATGACCAAAGAACCTTGTTTTCAAACTCTTTATACTCATCTGGTCCAATCAGAGTGA
- a CDS encoding undecaprenyl-diphosphatase — protein sequence MDYQLFEWINGWAGKFGWLDFLMIVMTEYGPYFFALVLFALFFFKKHRRGGITTGSTLALALGFSFLIGQLWERARPFVTYDDVNVLLYHAADASFPSDHTTGAFAIAFGLWHHHRGLGSIMFMLACLIGISRPFVGHHYPGDVLAGIAVAWIAAQIVKFVMGKMEARSAKTSEIPSKL from the coding sequence ATGGATTACCAACTTTTTGAGTGGATCAATGGATGGGCTGGAAAGTTTGGATGGTTGGACTTTTTGATGATTGTCATGACGGAATACGGCCCTTATTTTTTTGCCTTAGTGCTATTCGCTTTATTCTTTTTTAAAAAACACCGCCGGGGCGGAATCACGACAGGAAGCACACTGGCTCTCGCGTTGGGATTTAGTTTTTTAATCGGACAGCTGTGGGAAAGAGCGCGCCCCTTTGTCACTTATGATGATGTCAATGTTCTCCTCTATCACGCGGCAGATGCTTCTTTTCCCAGTGATCATACGACTGGGGCATTTGCCATTGCCTTTGGGCTCTGGCATCATCATCGCGGACTCGGAAGCATAATGTTCATGCTGGCGTGTTTGATCGGGATCTCCCGTCCTTTTGTGGGTCATCATTACCCCGGTGACGTATTGGCAGGGATTGCAGTGGCCTGGATCGCCGCTCAAATCGTAAAATTTGTGATGGGGAAAATGGAAGCCCGCTCCGCCAAAACCAGCGAAATCCCGTCAAAATTATAG
- a CDS encoding peptidase MA family metallohydrolase, whose product MKRWIGTGMVFLLLVTAVMIPAATAADQGVSAVTAASRLIQQKQEAVNRKDRAAFLAVLNPADPIYIKEQSRWFEDAVRWIEPGSYRLRLISAIPAGEHQLRAWVEQSYCKDGSRHRVRFPLLLQETETGLKDSDYPFYHLTHDDVLVRFTDESQREQAVIIQEAAIKALAEFRRQLGWKPEGRVEIKIYREPEVFRHSVKLSLPRWAGGWFESGQSIKLVGADSYPDRRLLSSTVIHELTHRMVSEQSGDNAAYWLQEGAAEYYQSHLVPGLRQKRERESNRPRWTLRQLEGIDLESLPSDDAADYYRQCEQLFRFMRERFGQTTMQRLWISLELYPTIDRDGADKLKILNKRTREALKKVTGYRLEQLEREWLDWMKKEKSD is encoded by the coding sequence ATGAAAAGGTGGATCGGAACGGGAATGGTATTCCTATTGCTGGTAACAGCAGTAATGATACCTGCGGCAACGGCAGCGGACCAAGGGGTGTCGGCGGTTACGGCCGCCTCCCGCTTGATTCAACAAAAACAAGAAGCAGTCAACCGAAAGGATCGGGCTGCTTTTTTGGCCGTGCTCAACCCCGCCGATCCAATATATATAAAAGAACAATCCCGCTGGTTTGAGGATGCGGTCCGTTGGATTGAGCCGGGGTCATACCGATTGCGGTTGATTTCGGCCATTCCCGCAGGAGAGCACCAACTGCGCGCGTGGGTGGAGCAGAGCTATTGTAAGGATGGGAGCAGGCATCGTGTACGTTTTCCCCTGTTATTGCAAGAGACGGAGACCGGCTTAAAGGACTCCGATTATCCCTTTTATCATCTTACCCATGACGACGTGCTTGTCCGCTTTACGGATGAATCGCAACGGGAACAGGCGGTGATTATACAGGAAGCGGCGATCAAAGCGTTGGCGGAATTCCGAAGGCAACTGGGTTGGAAACCGGAAGGGCGTGTGGAGATCAAGATTTACCGCGAACCGGAAGTGTTCCGGCATTCGGTGAAACTCTCTTTACCCCGATGGGCGGGAGGATGGTTTGAGTCGGGGCAGTCGATCAAATTGGTAGGAGCGGATAGCTACCCCGACCGTCGCCTGCTTTCATCTACGGTGATCCATGAGCTGACCCATCGCATGGTGAGTGAGCAGAGCGGGGATAATGCCGCTTATTGGTTACAGGAAGGGGCAGCGGAATATTATCAATCCCATCTTGTGCCTGGGCTGAGGCAAAAGCGGGAACGGGAGTCAAACCGTCCCCGCTGGACTCTGCGTCAATTGGAAGGGATCGATTTGGAATCCCTTCCGTCTGATGATGCGGCCGATTATTATCGGCAGTGCGAGCAATTGTTTCGTTTTATGCGGGAGCGATTCGGACAGACAACGATGCAGCGGTTATGGATTTCGTTGGAACTTTACCCCACTATTGATCGAGATGGAGCGGATAAATTAAAGATATTGAATAAACGAACGCGTGAGGCCTTAAAAAAAGTGACCGGCTATCGTTTGGAACAGTTGGAACGGGAATGGTTGGATTGGATGAAAAAAGAGAAGAGCGATTGA
- a CDS encoding DUF3179 domain-containing (seleno)protein, whose protein sequence is MQTEEFDRKRAFLTKRDMFPRFRVQDQGEVLESLVRNGRIQADDDLSIVERAGYRLAFLTKQLEYHHVAEGELGGQPYVIGYCGICQSGSSLIPNVNGTHLHFGARGVYNGISLLGDDETGSYWSYITGECLYGELAGESMQVYPLERIKASYALKQWPDLQIALSRPDILKWLMSPIKRLMGKHTYIPPMFRYTLGKSDDRLSQEVPGLGLISSRKARFYPLQLLQENDVVEDEWNGRPIRVNMDLARSFPYAEYTDEGNHESSLNWPMQLYSRWYGFSLTFPRCEIYTSKSP, encoded by the coding sequence ATGCAAACAGAGGAATTTGATCGGAAGCGAGCATTTTTGACCAAGAGAGATATGTTTCCCCGGTTTCGAGTGCAAGACCAGGGAGAGGTGTTGGAATCACTGGTCCGGAACGGGCGAATTCAAGCGGATGATGATCTGTCGATCGTTGAGAGAGCCGGTTACCGTCTGGCATTTTTGACTAAGCAACTGGAATATCATCATGTAGCTGAGGGAGAGTTGGGCGGTCAACCGTATGTCATCGGGTATTGTGGAATTTGTCAGAGTGGATCCAGTTTAATTCCGAACGTAAACGGTACCCACCTTCATTTTGGTGCCAGGGGAGTTTATAACGGTATTTCTTTACTGGGTGATGACGAAACCGGTTCCTACTGGAGCTATATTACCGGCGAATGCCTTTATGGAGAATTGGCTGGGGAGAGCATGCAGGTATATCCTTTGGAGCGCATAAAAGCCAGTTATGCATTAAAGCAATGGCCGGATTTGCAAATCGCGTTGTCCCGACCCGACATCTTGAAGTGGTTAATGTCCCCGATTAAACGATTGATGGGAAAACACACCTATATTCCGCCCATGTTCCGGTATACGCTTGGTAAATCGGATGACCGGCTTTCCCAGGAGGTACCGGGATTGGGCCTGATCAGTTCGCGGAAGGCACGTTTTTATCCGCTGCAGCTGTTACAAGAAAACGATGTGGTGGAGGACGAGTGGAACGGTCGCCCGATCCGAGTAAACATGGATCTTGCCCGCTCTTTTCCTTACGCGGAGTATACCGATGAGGGAAACCATGAATCTAGCTTAAATTGGCCGATGCAACTATACTCACGTTGGTACGGATTTTCATTGACCTTTCCCCGCTGTGAAATCTATACTTCAAAATCGCCGTGA
- a CDS encoding NCS2 family permease encodes MERSSILARYFRFNEHGTNLRTEILAGATTFLTMAYILLVNPFLLGNEAGMDFGAVFVATAVAAAIGTLLMGVLANYPIALAPGMGLNAYFTYTVVLGMGVPWQTALGAVFVSGVVFLILTVTKLREMIINAIPTGLKHAVTAGIGLFIAFIGLKNAELIVPSEATTVALNENLMQPGPLLTLFGLVLTVLLMIRGVKGAVFFGMIGTALVGMAFGVVGVPSQIFSAPPSVTPTLMQMDIMGALELGFFAIIFAFIFVDMFDTAGTLVGVANQAGLMKENKLPRAGRALTADSIATMSGAALGTSTVTSYVESTAGVASGGRTGMTAVTVAGCFLLSIFFFPLVETFASVAAITSPALIIVGVLMASSFKQIEWGDLSEAVPSFLTFLMMPLAFSIATGIAIGFILYPLAKIFAGKAKNVHPILYVLAIIFIARFVFLGSI; translated from the coding sequence ATGGAACGATCATCGATATTGGCCCGATACTTTCGTTTCAATGAACACGGGACCAATTTACGGACGGAAATATTGGCCGGTGCGACTACGTTTTTAACCATGGCTTATATTTTGCTGGTTAACCCCTTCCTTTTGGGGAACGAAGCGGGGATGGACTTTGGTGCCGTCTTTGTGGCCACTGCAGTGGCTGCTGCCATCGGCACCCTCCTGATGGGAGTGCTGGCCAATTATCCGATTGCCCTGGCACCGGGAATGGGATTGAATGCTTATTTTACTTATACGGTTGTGTTAGGGATGGGAGTGCCGTGGCAGACCGCTTTAGGCGCGGTCTTTGTCTCGGGTGTAGTCTTTCTCATCCTGACAGTGACTAAGCTGCGGGAAATGATTATCAATGCTATCCCCACTGGATTAAAGCATGCGGTCACAGCGGGGATTGGTTTGTTTATCGCCTTTATCGGACTGAAGAACGCAGAATTGATCGTACCGAGTGAAGCGACTACGGTCGCCCTCAACGAAAACCTGATGCAACCAGGACCGCTACTGACGTTGTTCGGCCTGGTTTTAACCGTGTTGTTGATGATCCGTGGTGTAAAAGGAGCCGTCTTTTTCGGCATGATCGGTACGGCTCTCGTCGGAATGGCCTTTGGAGTCGTCGGCGTTCCATCTCAAATCTTTTCCGCCCCGCCCAGTGTCACACCCACGTTGATGCAGATGGATATTATGGGGGCACTGGAACTCGGCTTTTTTGCCATTATCTTTGCCTTTATTTTTGTCGATATGTTTGATACGGCGGGAACCTTGGTCGGTGTCGCCAACCAAGCGGGTCTCATGAAGGAGAACAAATTGCCCCGCGCTGGTCGCGCCCTGACGGCAGATTCGATTGCAACCATGTCTGGTGCTGCTTTGGGCACATCCACCGTTACATCATATGTTGAATCCACCGCGGGAGTAGCCTCGGGAGGAAGAACGGGAATGACGGCGGTGACCGTTGCCGGATGTTTCCTGTTGTCCATCTTTTTCTTCCCCTTGGTGGAAACATTTGCGTCAGTGGCAGCTATTACCTCACCTGCACTCATCATTGTCGGTGTTTTGATGGCCTCCAGCTTTAAACAGATTGAGTGGGGCGACCTATCAGAGGCTGTACCATCGTTTCTCACCTTTTTGATGATGCCGCTGGCCTTTAGCATTGCAACGGGAATCGCGATCGGTTTCATTCTGTATCCATTGGCCAAAATATTTGCCGGCAAAGCAAAAAACGTTCATCCGATTTTGTATGTGTTGGCTATTATCTTCATTGCTCGCTTTGTATTCTTGGGAAGTATTTGA
- the guaA gene encoding glutamine-hydrolyzing GMP synthase, protein MEQSMDERVVVLDFGGQYNQLIARRIRDLGVFSELVPHHVSADKLKEMAPTGIVFSGGPASVYGEDSPKCDPAIFDLGIPILGICYGMQLISAHYGAEVERAGKREYGKAEVEFTSDSPLFAGLTRTQSVWMSHSDVVVAPPAGFQVDGKTTSAPVAAMSNPEKKVYAVQFHPEVRHTAEGNGMIRRFLYNVCGCGGNWSMESFIDDTVVELKRSIGDQRVLCALSGGVDSSVVAALIHRAIGDQLTCVFVDHGLLRKGEADSVMRTFSDHFHMNVVKVDAQQRFLSKLKGVIDPEQKRKIIGNEFIRVFEEEAEKLGHHQFLGQGTLYTDIIESGTETAQTIKSHHNVGGLPEDMQMDLVEPVNTLFKDEVRKVGEELGLPQEIVWRQPFPGPGLGIRVIGEVTEEKLAMVRESDAILREEIALAGLDREIWQYFTALPDFKSVGVMGDARTYAYTVGIRAVTSIDGMTADWARIPFDVLEKISNRIINEVDGVNRVVYDITSKPPATIEWE, encoded by the coding sequence ATGGAACAATCAATGGATGAGCGTGTGGTCGTATTGGATTTCGGGGGGCAATACAATCAGCTGATTGCCCGTCGTATTCGCGACTTAGGGGTGTTTAGCGAATTGGTTCCCCATCATGTATCGGCGGACAAGCTAAAAGAGATGGCGCCCACAGGAATCGTATTCTCCGGCGGTCCGGCTAGCGTCTACGGTGAGGATTCTCCAAAATGCGATCCCGCCATCTTTGACTTAGGGATTCCCATTCTGGGTATCTGTTACGGGATGCAGCTGATCTCCGCTCATTATGGAGCGGAAGTGGAACGGGCAGGCAAACGGGAGTACGGGAAAGCGGAGGTGGAGTTCACTTCGGATTCGCCGCTGTTTGCCGGACTCACACGAACACAGTCGGTCTGGATGAGCCATAGCGATGTAGTCGTTGCTCCACCTGCGGGCTTCCAAGTGGATGGAAAAACCACTTCTGCACCGGTTGCCGCTATGAGCAACCCGGAGAAAAAAGTGTATGCGGTTCAATTCCACCCGGAAGTGCGACATACAGCCGAAGGAAATGGGATGATCCGCCGTTTTCTCTACAATGTTTGCGGCTGTGGAGGCAATTGGAGCATGGAGAGCTTTATCGATGACACCGTGGTCGAATTAAAGCGAAGCATCGGTGATCAACGCGTGCTGTGTGCACTCTCCGGCGGAGTCGACTCCTCGGTGGTAGCGGCATTGATCCACCGGGCGATCGGGGACCAGCTTACCTGTGTGTTTGTCGATCACGGCTTATTGCGCAAAGGGGAAGCGGACAGTGTGATGCGTACCTTCTCCGACCATTTTCACATGAATGTGGTGAAAGTGGATGCCCAACAACGCTTTCTCTCGAAATTGAAGGGTGTCATCGATCCAGAACAGAAGCGAAAGATCATCGGCAACGAATTTATCCGTGTGTTTGAAGAAGAGGCGGAAAAACTGGGCCATCATCAATTCCTGGGCCAAGGGACACTCTATACCGATATTATCGAATCGGGAACGGAAACGGCACAGACGATTAAATCCCACCACAATGTAGGCGGCCTGCCGGAAGATATGCAGATGGATCTGGTGGAACCGGTCAACACCTTGTTTAAAGATGAGGTGCGCAAAGTGGGGGAAGAGTTGGGATTGCCGCAGGAAATCGTTTGGCGCCAGCCTTTTCCCGGACCGGGGCTCGGCATTCGCGTCATCGGTGAAGTGACGGAAGAAAAGTTGGCGATGGTGCGGGAGTCTGACGCCATCCTGCGGGAAGAGATCGCGCTGGCGGGGCTGGATCGTGAGATTTGGCAATACTTTACCGCTCTACCCGATTTCAAAAGTGTGGGTGTAATGGGAGATGCCCGTACCTATGCCTATACGGTCGGAATCCGGGCGGTTACGTCCATCGACGGTATGACCGCTGATTGGGCCCGTATTCCGTTTGATGTTTTGGAGAAAATATCAAACCGTATCATCAATGAAGTGGATGGAGTGAATCGGGTCGTATACGATATCACTTCCAAGCCACCTGCCACAATTGAGTGGGAGTAA
- a CDS encoding transglutaminase TgpA family protein — protein MAWMPQQENEQPSQGQKWGLTLLALLLAWECLLPLAQISSMERVDIFLWAFLLFLIAQRVVHQGWLRFSLCVLLVVILLHRAHFALHYSFFDPLWLAQWSNQFITGWSMWWGREGWMGPASFHTFLFLLALWALAVLFRLWSFESGRVFPFIIGAVVVLSTLDSFTSYDASGAILRVFVYGFIALAWLRLARLREQSVGEPPAARGWATMTAVLILVAAVVGWAAPKPAAGWPNPLAWIPSGDDRAGGGVGIRQIGYSRDDSYLGGSLQMNEETAIEALVETPYYWRGESRDLYTGKGWQNTLQPEKQLEFRPQEEIPQTDSKDIDAQLFQDIPTDRNRVRLTQLNNPVLFTSGELKTVTLRYEETIQQQPHHGGFVAEGRMRLREYSLVSEIPRIDEDQLRKARDYGSREIADTYLQLPASLPGRVRQLAQDVTAEEDNPYDQAKAIESYLRQGGGYTYELEDVPLPGREDDFVDQFLFESKQGYCDHFSTSMVVMLRSVGIPARWVKGFTPGDAVPVTDEKQLENHQADELYQVEVKNSNAHSWVEVYFEGFGWIPFEPTPGFSNPTPLEVEQADTDDEAETEEEENDPAAGGPDPRQQELNQDPAQAGEDVTSEQTVTTWWRPWVWGIGLSLAVIGLLFWLWRHRLAWWWLSRQPSTTGSLLRAYGSLLQWLSWYQGPRRPDQTLREYVLEREWPSQPSAELRELTHTYEETRYGKGKMELGERTRTLWKRVMNQFRP, from the coding sequence GTGATTCTGTTACATCGGGCCCATTTTGCTTTGCACTATTCCTTTTTTGACCCCCTTTGGCTAGCACAGTGGAGCAACCAGTTTATAACGGGATGGAGCATGTGGTGGGGGAGAGAAGGATGGATGGGGCCCGCTTCCTTTCATACCTTTTTATTTTTGCTTGCGTTGTGGGCGTTGGCGGTGCTATTCCGGCTGTGGTCTTTTGAGAGTGGTCGCGTTTTTCCGTTTATAATCGGGGCGGTCGTGGTGTTGTCCACGTTGGACAGCTTTACTTCGTATGACGCCAGCGGTGCCATTTTGCGCGTCTTTGTCTACGGTTTTATCGCCTTGGCGTGGCTTCGTCTCGCCCGATTGCGGGAGCAGTCGGTGGGAGAGCCTCCCGCTGCCCGCGGTTGGGCCACCATGACCGCGGTACTGATCCTGGTAGCAGCCGTCGTGGGCTGGGCTGCTCCGAAGCCGGCGGCCGGTTGGCCCAATCCTCTCGCTTGGATTCCGAGCGGTGATGACCGAGCTGGCGGCGGGGTGGGTATCCGCCAGATCGGTTACAGCCGGGATGACAGTTATTTGGGCGGCTCTCTACAGATGAATGAGGAAACAGCCATAGAGGCTTTGGTGGAAACGCCGTATTATTGGCGGGGAGAATCACGTGATCTTTATACGGGCAAAGGGTGGCAAAACACCTTACAGCCGGAGAAACAGCTGGAATTTAGGCCACAAGAGGAGATTCCCCAGACTGATTCAAAGGATATCGATGCCCAGCTGTTTCAAGACATACCGACAGATCGGAATCGGGTGCGTCTTACCCAGCTAAACAATCCGGTGCTGTTTACGTCTGGAGAATTAAAAACAGTCACTTTGCGGTACGAGGAAACGATACAGCAACAGCCGCATCACGGCGGGTTTGTCGCGGAAGGCCGTATGCGGTTAAGGGAATACAGCTTGGTAAGCGAAATTCCACGCATTGACGAGGATCAATTGCGAAAGGCGCGTGACTACGGTTCTCGTGAAATCGCAGACACCTATCTCCAGCTTCCTGCTTCTCTGCCGGGGCGGGTGCGGCAGTTAGCGCAAGACGTAACGGCAGAAGAAGATAACCCGTATGACCAGGCCAAAGCGATTGAAAGTTATTTGCGCCAAGGGGGAGGATACACCTATGAGTTGGAGGATGTGCCGCTTCCAGGGAGAGAAGATGACTTTGTCGATCAGTTTTTGTTTGAGTCCAAGCAGGGATACTGTGACCATTTTTCTACCTCGATGGTGGTAATGTTGCGCAGTGTTGGGATTCCGGCCCGGTGGGTAAAGGGATTTACACCGGGAGATGCAGTGCCGGTAACGGACGAGAAACAATTGGAGAACCACCAAGCGGATGAACTATACCAAGTTGAAGTCAAAAACAGCAACGCCCATTCCTGGGTAGAGGTTTATTTTGAAGGGTTTGGATGGATTCCGTTTGAACCGACCCCGGGATTTTCCAATCCGACACCGTTAGAGGTGGAACAAGCCGACACCGATGATGAAGCGGAAACGGAAGAAGAGGAGAATGATCCTGCGGCGGGTGGACCCGATCCGCGCCAACAGGAGTTAAATCAGGACCCGGCACAAGCGGGGGAGGATGTGACGAGCGAGCAAACCGTCACAACTTGGTGGCGGCCGTGGGTATGGGGGATTGGCCTCTCTTTGGCGGTGATCGGTCTGCTATTCTGGTTATGGCGCCATCGGCTGGCGTGGTGGTGGCTTAGTCGTCAACCATCAACCACTGGTTCTTTGCTTCGTGCTTACGGTTCCTTGTTGCAATGGTTGTCGTGGTATCAAGGTCCGCGACGGCCGGATCAAACGTTACGGGAGTATGTGTTGGAGCGGGAGTGGCCGAGCCAGCCGTCCGCGGAATTGCGAGAACTGACACACACGTATGAGGAGACGCGCTATGGCAAAGGGAAAATGGAACTGGGTGAGCGTACGCGAACGTTGTGGAAACGGGTGATGAACCAATTTCGACCTTGA